The proteins below come from a single Chryseobacterium bernardetii genomic window:
- a CDS encoding RsmE family RNA methyltransferase, whose translation MKLFYGEITGNKVTINDEEQQHIVKVLRMKSGEDLYVTDGNGALASGKLLIEGKKAGIEVSEIKIDLPGFTPKLHIAIAPTKNIDRIEFFVEKAVEMGISEISIIATEKTERKNINIDKIRKQAIAASKQSLRFHFPVINDTVKLSDFLKNIDPESTFVAHCHENLERMELKKIPSMKEITFLIGPEGDFSEKEIAFLAEHKIKAVSLGNQRLRTETAGVFVAAWNYYNMI comes from the coding sequence ATGAAATTATTTTACGGAGAAATAACAGGCAATAAAGTTACCATCAATGACGAGGAACAACAGCATATTGTAAAGGTTCTTCGAATGAAATCAGGAGAAGACCTCTATGTAACAGATGGAAATGGAGCTTTGGCTTCAGGAAAACTGCTTATAGAAGGAAAAAAAGCAGGCATAGAAGTTTCAGAAATTAAAATTGATCTTCCAGGCTTTACTCCTAAGCTTCATATTGCTATTGCTCCCACAAAGAATATTGACAGAATTGAATTTTTTGTGGAAAAAGCTGTGGAAATGGGTATTTCCGAAATTAGCATTATTGCTACAGAAAAAACAGAGCGTAAAAACATCAACATCGATAAGATCAGAAAACAGGCTATTGCAGCCTCTAAACAAAGTTTGAGATTCCATTTTCCGGTTATCAATGATACCGTGAAACTTTCGGATTTTCTGAAAAATATTGATCCTGAAAGCACTTTTGTGGCGCACTGCCATGAAAATTTAGAAAGAATGGAGCTTAAAAAAATTCCTTCAATGAAGGAAATTACATTTTTAATTGGTCCTGAGGGAGACTTTTCTGAAAAGGAAATTGCATTTCTGGCTGAGCATAAGATCAAAGCTGTTTCACTAGGAAACCAGAGATTGAGAACCGAAACGGCTGGCGTATTTGTAGCTGCCTGGAATTATTATAATATGATTTAG
- the tsaD gene encoding tRNA (adenosine(37)-N6)-threonylcarbamoyltransferase complex transferase subunit TsaD: MSDSIILGIESSCDDTSAAIIKGNSILSNIAANQAIHKEYGGVVPELASRAHQQNIIPVVEKSFTKANIQQNAISAIGFTRGPGLLGSLLVGTSFAKSLAMSLNVPLIEVNHLQAHILAHFIEDANPVPPTFPFLCLTVSGGHTMIVLVKDYFDMEIIGKTTDDAAGEAFDKIGKIFDLDYPAGPIIDKLAREGNPDAFKFNKPKLENYDYSFSGIKTSVLYFIQKEVRKNPDFIKENLNDLCASVQKCIIEILMNKLEKAAKDLNVNEVAIAGGVSANSALRKAMEDNKEKLGWNIYIPKFEYTTDNAAMIAMVAQLKFERGEFTDLRTSATAKYDL, translated from the coding sequence ATGAGCGACTCTATAATTTTAGGTATTGAATCGTCTTGCGACGACACCTCAGCAGCTATCATCAAGGGGAATTCTATTCTTTCAAATATTGCTGCGAACCAGGCTATCCATAAAGAATACGGAGGCGTGGTTCCTGAATTGGCTTCGCGAGCCCATCAACAAAATATAATCCCCGTTGTTGAAAAATCTTTTACCAAAGCAAATATACAACAAAATGCAATCTCTGCTATAGGATTTACACGCGGCCCCGGACTTTTGGGATCACTTCTTGTAGGAACATCATTTGCTAAGTCTCTGGCTATGAGTCTTAATGTTCCGTTAATTGAAGTTAATCACCTTCAAGCTCACATTCTGGCCCATTTCATCGAGGATGCAAATCCTGTGCCGCCTACTTTTCCTTTCCTGTGCCTTACCGTAAGCGGTGGTCATACCATGATTGTACTGGTAAAAGACTATTTTGACATGGAAATTATTGGGAAAACTACTGATGACGCTGCAGGTGAAGCCTTTGATAAAATCGGAAAAATATTTGACCTGGATTATCCTGCAGGACCCATCATTGACAAGCTTGCCAGAGAAGGTAATCCTGATGCTTTTAAATTCAATAAACCAAAACTGGAAAATTATGACTACTCTTTCAGTGGGATTAAAACATCTGTTCTATATTTCATCCAAAAAGAAGTAAGAAAAAATCCGGATTTCATTAAGGAAAACCTTAACGACCTTTGCGCCTCTGTACAGAAATGCATTATTGAGATCCTAATGAACAAGCTTGAAAAAGCAGCAAAAGACCTTAATGTAAACGAAGTGGCTATTGCAGGTGGAGTTTCTGCCAATTCAGCATTAAGAAAGGCCATGGAAGACAATAAAGAAAAACTGGGATGGAATATCTACATTCCGAAATTTGAGTATACTACTGATAATGCAGCCATGATTGCTATGGTAGCACAACTGAAATTCGAAAGAGGAGAATTTACGGATCTGAGAACTTCTGCTACGGCTAAATATGACTTATGA
- a CDS encoding translocation/assembly module TamB domain-containing protein, with protein sequence MAKLENNNENENKKSVAENLGDQVQKTVENVEGKVRETVKEASELASDAINHPVETAEEFGKQAMKDVTSYTWWAKLLLILFWLGLFLVAGVLITINLPVTKQWAADQALKLVNNDFKSDFSTESVDVNYFGDVTIKGLKVKDYKGLEFIKAREFYADSDWISLAVNAISGNSNSLSFNSLKLVNADVRVITYKGDSISNFIRFVELFDNGKKRDPKKPPFQLNSRIQILDSKVSIINENSSGDHGKWLTATNFNLKAPNVKVNGPNIYALINNMSFVTTRWGKPHTVDTFSTELSLTKQFLSLKDLTLNTDHTLLQGDIKFNLHDGSWADFADKVRWDMNISQGSQMSGYDISYFVTNWDNIKPFNLSGKMTGPLNKFHLENFLIRNPDVNIATRTMKVDNLLKGHFSIETKDLSTDFTYKDLKAMMPTFISSKMKNFADDFGKLKYNGTAKVNPDQIFVDSGNLMTGIGQAKISKLSLTGYSTAMPKYSGHLDVKDLNTSVITKNKSVGLISGNFDLDGQSFDVNTMRLTTKSQITSIEIMDKVINNLYLDGLLDHKKYNGLITVNDEQAKATVKGLIDFSTSKITMDVNADVTQLNMNYFTNKPGSQIVSGQVEGKMSMSSINDLTLDVSANNLYFASATQKYTIPSAKLKTFIEAGGRVIDVDAPGAATGKISGRYNLADLAGMVENGVGKILVGPPPRKLYRGQNFAMKFDVQQGLVNYFLPDLKLPNGAAVEGEYNGDSNNLILNLDATALKYIMTKEEEITDADKALAASNPNYQVNNRKNLSKDSAMVDSLKVRINTANLAQQLYARINRLEYNKNIIKDFELKGNNENGNTLHLATVFKHGSPDDEINEKLKEYAINVDQSTDAAGDYVFRFEPTEVKFNEVSWAIDTSPELNHSITYRKNTGDFDIRNLRIYSDKSALFIKEAQFKSAKDFYVDADISDFAIEKLLEMQSGGNGMDIKGLANGSVKIKMDKSTLQPLVDLTVDDIKMNGNDMGDISISATNGFSLNVYDIDVKVHSAGVLGNNSLNLTGTVNNNTASPDIDLTAEMRDFDLAFTQQFVQTIFGNLRGKATGDLKINGKLNNLDYSGDIALKNFGLKLLFTGVDYSFDDTTIQLSKGLAILNNIEVHDGRTNSKGNISGAIRFETLSSMGIDLIMRADNLLVLNSTQKDSDLFWGRVYGQGDLYVSGPVSGLSITTPNMRALNGSTFTFNSSSTSNVEEFKMLRFLKEGKDGLVTLEEKKKTGANMNIDFNLAVDKGTTVNVLIGDDVGSITVKGTADPLRFQMNRQGNIAMNGTYKVDNGTFVSKAILNKTFQIQKNSSIRWDGDAMKPALDITANYVRMVSNAGEYLSMGKLQPISILLQANITESLVDPKVELNVTAMDVSSQVRETLAAKMSQEGEKVLQFGSVLLLSTFNVSNTGGVDVNVGNVAESSGYNMLLKQLGSVLNTMSNEFQIDLNYVKGDQNSNIGDRANAGVSVALSPRVNIKTGLGIPLSKTDAGTTGAQNNYLSGEGSIEYDLSKKNDGTLVVRGYSKPTNIGMISTNGAANQAYGVGVMWSKSFNSLFKKKKKDKKASAEKPEIKTDSTKSNAK encoded by the coding sequence ATGGCAAAGTTAGAGAATAATAACGAGAATGAGAATAAAAAATCAGTAGCTGAAAACCTAGGGGATCAGGTACAAAAGACTGTTGAAAATGTTGAAGGAAAAGTACGGGAAACAGTAAAAGAGGCATCTGAGCTTGCTTCAGACGCTATTAATCATCCTGTAGAAACTGCTGAAGAATTCGGAAAACAAGCGATGAAAGATGTCACCAGCTATACCTGGTGGGCAAAGCTTCTTCTTATTCTTTTTTGGTTAGGACTTTTTCTGGTTGCAGGAGTTCTTATTACCATCAATCTTCCGGTTACCAAGCAATGGGCGGCAGATCAGGCTCTAAAATTGGTTAATAATGATTTTAAGTCTGATTTTTCTACAGAGAGTGTTGATGTTAATTATTTCGGGGATGTTACCATTAAAGGGCTGAAAGTAAAAGATTATAAAGGCCTTGAATTCATCAAAGCCCGTGAGTTTTATGCTGATTCAGACTGGATCTCCCTGGCTGTAAATGCTATTTCCGGAAACAGCAATTCTTTAAGTTTTAATTCCCTGAAGCTTGTGAATGCAGATGTAAGGGTCATTACTTATAAAGGAGACAGCATCTCCAACTTTATCAGGTTTGTTGAACTTTTTGATAACGGAAAGAAAAGAGATCCTAAAAAGCCTCCTTTTCAATTGAACTCCAGAATTCAGATCCTGGACTCCAAAGTATCTATTATCAATGAAAATTCTTCAGGTGACCATGGGAAATGGCTTACTGCAACTAATTTTAATTTAAAAGCCCCTAATGTTAAGGTCAACGGGCCTAATATATATGCGCTTATCAATAATATGTCTTTTGTTACTACCAGATGGGGGAAACCGCATACGGTAGATACCTTTTCAACAGAACTGTCTTTAACCAAGCAGTTTTTGTCATTAAAAGACCTTACCTTAAATACGGACCATACGCTGCTTCAGGGAGATATTAAATTCAATCTTCATGACGGTTCATGGGCAGATTTTGCAGATAAGGTTCGCTGGGATATGAATATCAGTCAGGGAAGCCAGATGAGCGGCTATGATATCAGCTATTTTGTAACCAACTGGGATAATATCAAGCCATTTAATTTGTCTGGAAAAATGACGGGGCCTTTAAATAAATTCCATTTGGAGAACTTCCTGATCAGAAATCCTGATGTAAATATTGCCACCAGAACAATGAAGGTGGATAATCTGCTGAAGGGACACTTCTCTATTGAAACAAAAGACCTTTCCACAGATTTTACCTATAAAGATCTGAAAGCAATGATGCCAACATTCATCTCCAGTAAGATGAAGAATTTTGCGGACGATTTTGGAAAGCTGAAGTATAACGGAACTGCCAAAGTAAATCCTGACCAGATCTTTGTAGATAGTGGGAACCTGATGACAGGAATAGGACAGGCAAAAATTTCTAAACTGTCTTTAACAGGTTACAGTACGGCTATGCCTAAATATTCAGGCCATCTTGATGTAAAAGATCTTAACACTTCTGTGATCACTAAAAACAAATCAGTTGGTCTTATATCCGGTAATTTTGACCTTGATGGGCAGAGTTTTGATGTTAATACAATGCGTCTTACCACCAAATCTCAGATTACCAGCATTGAAATTATGGATAAAGTTATCAATAATCTCTATCTGGATGGATTGTTAGACCATAAGAAATATAACGGACTGATTACTGTTAATGATGAACAGGCAAAAGCAACCGTTAAAGGGTTGATAGACTTCAGTACCTCTAAAATCACGATGGACGTAAATGCGGATGTTACCCAGCTGAACATGAATTATTTCACCAATAAACCCGGCAGCCAGATTGTAAGTGGCCAGGTGGAAGGTAAAATGTCTATGTCATCCATTAATGATCTTACATTGGACGTGAGTGCCAATAATCTTTACTTTGCATCAGCTACACAGAAATACACTATTCCATCAGCAAAATTAAAAACCTTCATTGAAGCAGGCGGGCGTGTTATTGATGTGGATGCACCCGGAGCCGCTACCGGAAAAATATCAGGTAGATATAACCTTGCGGACCTTGCAGGGATGGTAGAAAACGGAGTAGGAAAAATTCTTGTAGGTCCGCCGCCAAGGAAATTATACAGAGGTCAGAATTTTGCCATGAAATTTGATGTTCAGCAAGGGCTGGTTAACTATTTCCTGCCTGATCTTAAACTGCCTAACGGAGCGGCGGTGGAAGGAGAATATAATGGAGATTCAAATAACCTGATCCTGAATCTTGATGCCACTGCTCTGAAATATATTATGACCAAAGAAGAGGAAATTACGGATGCTGATAAAGCCTTGGCAGCTTCCAATCCTAATTATCAGGTCAACAACAGAAAGAATCTCAGCAAAGACAGTGCTATGGTAGACAGTCTTAAAGTGAGGATTAATACGGCAAATCTTGCTCAGCAGCTGTATGCAAGAATCAACAGGTTAGAGTACAATAAAAATATCATTAAAGATTTCGAGCTTAAAGGGAATAATGAAAACGGAAATACCCTTCACCTTGCTACTGTATTCAAACACGGAAGCCCGGATGATGAGATCAATGAAAAGCTTAAGGAATATGCCATTAATGTAGACCAGTCTACGGATGCAGCTGGTGATTATGTTTTCAGGTTCGAACCCACTGAAGTTAAATTCAATGAAGTTTCCTGGGCTATTGATACCAGTCCGGAACTGAACCATTCCATTACTTACAGGAAGAATACCGGGGATTTTGATATCCGGAACCTGAGAATTTATTCTGATAAAAGTGCACTGTTCATAAAAGAAGCACAGTTCAAATCTGCAAAAGATTTCTATGTAGATGCTGATATCAGTGATTTTGCGATAGAAAAACTTCTGGAAATGCAGTCTGGCGGTAATGGTATGGATATAAAAGGTCTGGCTAACGGAAGTGTAAAGATCAAGATGGATAAAAGCACTTTACAGCCGCTGGTAGATCTTACGGTAGATGATATTAAAATGAATGGTAATGATATGGGTGATATTTCCATTTCGGCTACCAACGGATTTTCATTGAACGTATATGATATTGATGTAAAGGTTCATTCTGCAGGAGTATTAGGAAACAACAGCTTAAACCTGACAGGTACTGTTAACAACAATACAGCTTCTCCGGATATTGATCTGACGGCCGAAATGCGTGATTTTGATCTGGCGTTTACCCAGCAGTTCGTTCAGACTATTTTTGGAAATCTCAGAGGTAAGGCAACAGGAGATCTTAAGATTAACGGAAAGCTTAATAACCTTGATTACAGTGGTGATATTGCCTTAAAGAATTTTGGATTGAAGCTTCTGTTTACAGGAGTAGACTACTCATTTGATGATACTACAATCCAATTAAGTAAAGGGCTTGCTATCCTCAATAATATTGAAGTACATGACGGAAGAACCAACTCCAAAGGAAATATTTCCGGGGCTATCCGGTTTGAAACACTTTCCTCAATGGGAATTGATCTGATTATGAGGGCTGATAATCTTTTGGTACTGAATTCTACACAAAAGGATTCTGACCTGTTTTGGGGAAGGGTTTACGGACAGGGAGACTTGTACGTATCCGGTCCTGTATCCGGTTTAAGCATAACTACTCCTAATATGAGGGCTCTTAACGGAAGTACGTTTACTTTTAACTCGAGTTCCACATCAAATGTTGAAGAATTTAAAATGCTGAGATTCCTGAAAGAAGGAAAGGACGGATTGGTGACCCTGGAAGAAAAGAAAAAGACCGGAGCCAATATGAATATAGATTTTAATTTGGCAGTAGATAAAGGAACTACGGTAAATGTACTTATCGGCGATGATGTAGGAAGCATTACTGTAAAAGGAACAGCTGATCCGCTGAGGTTCCAGATGAACAGACAAGGAAATATAGCCATGAATGGTACTTATAAGGTGGATAACGGAACATTTGTTTCTAAAGCGATCCTTAACAAAACCTTCCAGATCCAGAAAAACAGCAGCATAAGATGGGATGGTGATGCAATGAAGCCGGCACTGGATATTACAGCCAATTATGTAAGAATGGTTTCCAATGCAGGGGAATACCTGAGTATGGGAAAATTACAGCCTATAAGTATTCTTTTACAGGCTAATATAACCGAATCGCTGGTAGATCCTAAGGTAGAACTGAATGTAACAGCAATGGATGTTTCCAGCCAGGTGAGAGAAACATTAGCAGCCAAAATGAGCCAGGAAGGAGAAAAAGTACTTCAGTTTGGTTCTGTTCTTCTACTGAGTACCTTCAACGTATCCAATACCGGAGGGGTAGATGTTAATGTAGGTAACGTAGCTGAATCTTCAGGATATAATATGCTTCTGAAACAGCTCGGATCAGTTCTTAATACCATGAGTAATGAATTCCAGATTGACCTGAATTATGTGAAAGGTGACCAGAATTCCAATATTGGAGACAGAGCTAATGCAGGGGTAAGTGTGGCACTTTCACCTAGGGTAAATATTAAGACCGGATTGGGAATTCCGTTATCCAAAACAGATGCAGGTACTACCGGTGCACAGAACAATTATCTTTCCGGAGAAGGATCTATAGAGTATGATTTATCTAAGAAAAATGATGGTACTTTGGTGGTTAGAGGCTATTCCAAGCCTACCAATATCGGGATGATCAGTACAAACGGAGCTGCTAATCAGGCCTATGGAGTAGGGGTAATGTGGAGTAAAAGCTTCAATTCTTTGTTTAAAAAGAAGAAAAAAGACAAAAAAGCATCTGCAGAGAAACCGGAAATAAAAACAGATTCTACAAAATCAAATGCTAAATAA
- a CDS encoding Lrp/AsnC family transcriptional regulator — MNYQLDEIDKKILDFLVENTRMPFTEIAKQMDVSAGTIHVRVKKMEDAGIILGSSLNIDYGKLDYHFTAFIGILLTKSNRTQEVLKELSTIPNVIEASVISGKYNIFCKVRAKNTDDAKRIIYQIDDIQDVMRTESMISMEEFLSDKNRLINAISI; from the coding sequence ATGAACTATCAACTGGACGAAATAGACAAGAAGATTCTTGATTTCTTAGTAGAAAACACAAGAATGCCTTTTACAGAAATTGCTAAGCAGATGGATGTTTCTGCTGGAACAATTCACGTAAGAGTGAAAAAGATGGAAGATGCAGGTATTATTTTGGGATCATCTCTAAACATCGATTATGGTAAGCTGGATTATCACTTTACAGCTTTCATCGGAATCCTTTTGACAAAATCAAACCGTACTCAGGAAGTATTGAAAGAATTGTCAACTATTCCTAACGTAATTGAAGCTAGCGTTATTTCAGGGAAATATAATATTTTCTGTAAAGTAAGAGCTAAGAATACAGATGATGCTAAAAGAATTATCTATCAGATCGATGACATTCAGGATGTAATGAGAACTGAAAGTATGATCTCTATGGAAGAATTCCTAAGCGATAAAAATAGACTGATTAACGCAATCTCTATTTAA